The genomic interval GCGCTATAGTGCAGCTGGCGCAGGGCACGCAACGGCTCGATCAGGGCCAGTTCGCGCGGATCGAAATCGTGGAACTCGTTGTAACCGTCGATCAGTTCGGCCAGTTGCCCCAGGCGCTCCTCGCGGTTGCCCGCCAGCATCATCCACAGATCTTGCACTGCCGGGCCCATGCGGCAGTCGTCAAGGTCGACCACGTGGTACACCTCGTCTCGGTGCATCAGGTTGCCGGGGTGCAGGTCGCCGTGCAGGCGGATGAGCTGGTGCGGTGTGCGGGCGTAGATGTCCTCGACACGCTTGAGCACGTCGCGTGCTACGGACTCGAAGGCCGGCAACAGTTCGCGCGGGACAAAACCACCGTCCAGCAGGGTGTTCAGCGAGGCGTGGCCGAAGTTCTCCACAGCCAGGGCCTCACGGTGCTCGAATGGTTTGGTGGCGCCTACGGCATGCAGGCGGCCGAGCAGCTGGCCAAGGCGGTAGAGCTGGTCGAGGTTGCCCGGCTCCGGAGCGTGGCCGCCGCGGCGCGGGAACAGAGTGAAACGGAAGCCCTGGTGCTCGAACAAGGTGCGGCCGTCGTGCTGCATCGGCGCAACCACAGGCACCTCGCAGTCGGCGAGTTCGGCGGTGAAGCTGTGTTCTTCGAGGATCGCCGCATCGGTCCAGCGGCCTGGGCGATAGAACTTGGCGATCAGCGGCTGAGCGTCTTCAATGCCCACCTGATAGACGCGGTTCTCGTAGCTGTTCAGTGCCAGCACCCGGGCGTCGCTGAGAAAGCCGATACTTTCCACTGCGTCCAGGACCAGGTCGGGGGTGAGGGTGTCGAAGGGGTGGGACATGGTGACTCCGGAGGGTAAGCAGCGTGGGGCCATGGTAACGCGTTATGCCTGTACCGGCCTCTTCGCGGCTAAAGCCGCTCCCACAGGTTTTGTGCACATGTCTCAGGCGGCGCGTTCCCTGTGGGAGCGGGTTTACCCGCGAACCGCGCTGAAGCGCGGCCAGGCTATGCAGGAACCCCGATCAACACATAGGACGGATGAAACTGCACCTGCACCGCACTGCCCGCCGCCACCGGCTGCCCAGCCAACCAGTGCGCCTCGGCAATGGCACACAATGTCTGCCCATTGCCCAACGCCAGCCGGAGCTCACTGGGCCCGTCATCCTCTGCCAGCACCTCTTCCACCGTTGCGTTCAAGCAGTTGCTGCCCGCTTCGGGGGCTTCCCCCTCCGCCAGCAACCGTACCCATCCCGCCTTGAGCAGCGCCACCACCATCGTCCCCAGTGTCAGCTCCAGCCGCGCGGTGCTGTCGTGGGTGATCAGCGCATCAATCTCCAGCCCGCCGCCTAATGCCAGGCTGACGCGATCATATCGGCCTTCACGACGCAGGCCGCTGACCTGGCCCTGCAGCTGGTTACGCGCA from Pseudomonas fortuita carries:
- a CDS encoding serine/threonine protein kinase gives rise to the protein MSHPFDTLTPDLVLDAVESIGFLSDARVLALNSYENRVYQVGIEDAQPLIAKFYRPGRWTDAAILEEHSFTAELADCEVPVVAPMQHDGRTLFEHQGFRFTLFPRRGGHAPEPGNLDQLYRLGQLLGRLHAVGATKPFEHREALAVENFGHASLNTLLDGGFVPRELLPAFESVARDVLKRVEDIYARTPHQLIRLHGDLHPGNLMHRDEVYHVVDLDDCRMGPAVQDLWMMLAGNREERLGQLAELIDGYNEFHDFDPRELALIEPLRALRQLHYSAWLARRWDDPAFPPSFPWFGQPRYWGDQILALREQMAALDEPPLKLF
- a CDS encoding TOBE domain-containing protein, encoding MPLPTLLTQHIARRPQRIALLQHIAEQGSITRAAKAAGISYKAAWDAIDELNNLASQPLVERSTGGRGGGGARLSPEGERVLRLYQRLQTLQAQMLEAAEESSDLDLLGRLMLRTSARNQLQGQVSGLRREGRYDRVSLALGGGLEIDALITHDSTARLELTLGTMVVALLKAGWVRLLAEGEAPEAGSNCLNATVEEVLAEDDGPSELRLALGNGQTLCAIAEAHWLAGQPVAAGSAVQVQFHPSYVLIGVPA